From a single Paraburkholderia largidicola genomic region:
- a CDS encoding ATPase domain-containing protein, whose product MLPSASSPMARTEFPTRISTGVSGLDDVLNGGLIPNRVYLIEGVPGAGKTTLGLHFLLDGLRRGEPGLYITLSETAAELEAVAQSHRWSLEGLSIHELVSEDGLTADAGQSVLHPSEVELGETVDEVRRKVLDLNPRRVVFDSLSELRLLAQDALKYRRQVLALKQFFSSRGCTVWLLDDKTSQLGDLQLHSITHGVIELDQRMQEYGAEQRRLRVVKMRGIKFVGGQHDFKLDTGGITVYPRLVAASHRREFNNTAQSTGVRELDALLGGGLIPGTSSLLVGPSGVGKTTTAVRCALTALQRGETVKYLLFDETLGTLMSRSRQLDMGLDDFIENGRLSVQQIDPAEMSPGQFAALVREAVEDDGASMVVLDSLNAYIQSMPGHRYLILQMHELLSYLNQQGITTILVLGQHGLIGNVASEIDLSYLSDALVLFRFFESAGEVLSALSVLKSRTSEHERTIREFRVDSGGLRVGPPLKDFEGILSGLPSYRGAQPLLSDRPNDQE is encoded by the coding sequence ATGCTGCCTTCTGCTTCCTCGCCTATGGCACGAACTGAATTTCCGACCCGTATCTCGACAGGGGTTTCTGGACTTGATGATGTGCTGAATGGTGGCTTGATACCGAACCGCGTATATCTGATCGAAGGCGTACCCGGGGCGGGAAAAACTACGCTGGGCCTGCATTTTTTGCTCGATGGCCTCAGGCGGGGCGAACCAGGCCTTTACATCACCTTGTCCGAAACTGCTGCCGAACTCGAGGCGGTTGCACAGTCCCACCGCTGGTCGCTGGAAGGCCTGTCAATTCACGAGCTCGTTAGTGAGGATGGGCTAACGGCGGACGCCGGGCAGTCTGTTTTGCATCCGTCGGAGGTCGAACTTGGTGAGACCGTCGACGAAGTTCGGCGCAAGGTATTAGACCTGAATCCCCGCCGCGTCGTGTTTGACAGCTTGTCGGAGTTACGCCTGCTGGCGCAGGACGCACTCAAATACCGGCGTCAGGTGCTCGCGCTCAAGCAGTTTTTTTCCAGCCGCGGTTGCACTGTATGGCTCCTCGACGACAAAACGTCGCAGCTGGGCGACCTGCAACTTCACAGCATTACGCACGGCGTGATTGAGCTTGATCAGCGGATGCAGGAATACGGCGCCGAACAACGGCGCCTTCGTGTCGTCAAGATGCGTGGGATCAAGTTCGTGGGAGGTCAACACGATTTCAAGCTCGATACGGGCGGCATTACCGTGTATCCCCGTCTGGTCGCCGCTTCACACCGTCGAGAATTCAACAATACTGCGCAGTCTACGGGCGTGCGTGAACTCGATGCTCTGCTGGGCGGGGGGCTAATCCCGGGGACCAGTTCCCTCCTCGTCGGTCCATCCGGAGTCGGCAAGACAACGACCGCCGTGCGTTGCGCGCTGACGGCCCTGCAGCGGGGCGAGACTGTCAAATACCTCCTGTTCGACGAGACCCTCGGCACGCTGATGTCGAGATCACGACAACTCGATATGGGCTTGGACGACTTTATCGAAAACGGCAGGCTCTCGGTTCAGCAGATCGATCCTGCGGAAATGTCGCCGGGACAGTTTGCGGCCCTTGTGCGTGAGGCTGTCGAAGACGATGGCGCCTCGATGGTGGTCCTCGACAGCCTGAACGCCTACATACAGTCCATGCCGGGGCATCGCTACCTGATCCTGCAGATGCACGAGCTTCTGAGTTACCTCAATCAGCAGGGCATTACTACGATTCTTGTGCTGGGCCAGCATGGACTCATCGGTAACGTGGCTTCCGAGATTGATCTGAGCTATCTGAGCGATGCGCTGGTACTGTTCCGGTTTTTCGAGAGCGCTGGAGAGGTCCTGTCTGCATTGTCGGTGCTCAAGAGCCGCACAAGCGAGCACGAACGTACGATACGAGAGTTTCGCGTCGACTCTGGCGGGTTGCGCGTTGGACCGCCCCTCAAAGACTTCGAAGGCATACTCTCCGGCTTGCCGTCATACCGCGGGGCGCAGCCCTTATTGAGTGATCGGCCGAACGACCAGGAGTGA
- a CDS encoding hybrid sensor histidine kinase/response regulator, translating to MEERILIVAPRGRDAEVIARVLSREEMECAICPDVGELVAMLVEGAACALIADEALDAHALRLLDEWLGDQPPWSDFPFMLLVGNGKKGISTVEGRRLETLANVMLIERPVSGEALVSAARSALRARRRQYQARAMIADRAEANARLINASRQKDEFLAMLAHELRNPLAPIRNAAEAIRMVDGVLPVRVRWAREIIERQSRHLANLLEDLLDVSRITTGKVTLKRSTVELKTILDAAIDVAKLALDARRHTLTVHPLDKPIYVEADPTRLAQVFGNLLDNAAKYTPDGGQIAIRVSADSAAVTVTVEDNGTGIAADELTEVFELFSQSNRALDRAQGGLGIGLSVVRSLVNMHGGNVRAQSGGLGHGAQMVVVLPVADAQAQHDVTPAHAELGNAQWLNVLVVDDNIDAATSLAVILELNGHRVRTAPDGPHALEACIAQRPDVVLLDIGLPGMDGYEVALRLRKMPEMLKITLIAVTGYGQPEDVARSRHAGFDHHLVKPVEPDALSQLFNDVRPLRATQRL from the coding sequence TTGGAAGAACGGATCCTGATTGTCGCGCCGCGTGGACGTGATGCTGAGGTTATCGCCCGCGTGTTGTCCCGCGAAGAAATGGAGTGTGCGATTTGCCCTGACGTCGGAGAACTCGTCGCGATGCTCGTCGAAGGGGCTGCATGTGCCCTGATTGCTGACGAAGCGCTAGATGCACACGCCTTGCGTTTGCTTGACGAATGGTTGGGCGATCAGCCCCCGTGGTCGGATTTTCCTTTCATGCTGCTAGTCGGCAACGGGAAGAAGGGCATATCGACAGTTGAAGGCCGGCGCCTCGAGACATTGGCCAATGTCATGCTCATAGAGCGTCCCGTAAGCGGTGAGGCGCTCGTCAGCGCAGCGCGTAGCGCCCTTAGAGCCCGGCGCAGACAATACCAGGCGCGCGCGATGATCGCCGACCGGGCCGAGGCCAACGCCCGGCTTATAAACGCATCGCGCCAAAAAGACGAGTTTCTTGCCATGCTCGCACATGAACTGCGCAATCCACTTGCCCCCATAAGGAATGCGGCAGAAGCAATCAGGATGGTTGACGGCGTGCTCCCGGTTCGTGTCCGATGGGCACGTGAAATCATCGAACGGCAGAGCCGGCATCTGGCCAACCTGCTGGAAGATCTTCTGGACGTGTCTCGCATTACCACGGGCAAGGTCACGTTGAAACGAAGCACGGTGGAACTAAAGACCATTCTCGACGCGGCTATCGATGTTGCGAAGCTGGCACTCGACGCGCGGCGGCATACACTGACCGTGCACCCCCTGGACAAACCAATCTACGTCGAGGCAGACCCGACCCGTCTCGCCCAGGTGTTCGGCAATCTTTTGGATAACGCAGCGAAGTACACGCCCGACGGCGGCCAGATCGCAATTCGCGTGAGCGCCGATTCAGCTGCCGTCACTGTGACAGTCGAAGATAACGGCACGGGCATCGCAGCGGACGAGCTGACAGAGGTTTTCGAACTCTTCTCGCAATCGAATCGTGCTTTAGATCGCGCCCAAGGGGGACTAGGTATCGGCCTGTCTGTTGTTCGGTCACTTGTCAACATGCACGGGGGTAATGTGCGGGCGCAAAGCGGAGGGCTCGGACATGGCGCGCAAATGGTCGTTGTGCTCCCCGTCGCCGATGCGCAGGCACAGCATGACGTCACGCCCGCGCACGCTGAGCTGGGAAATGCGCAATGGCTCAACGTGTTGGTGGTCGACGATAACATCGACGCAGCAACTTCGCTGGCCGTGATACTTGAACTGAACGGCCACCGTGTGCGGACTGCGCCCGACGGCCCGCATGCGCTGGAAGCCTGCATAGCGCAGCGGCCGGATGTTGTGCTTCTGGATATCGGGCTGCCGGGGATGGATGGTTATGAGGTCGCACTGCGCCTAAGGAAGATGCCGGAGATGCTCAAAATCACCCTGATCGCGGTTACGGGGTACGGGCAACCCGAGGATGTAGCGCGCTCGCGGCATGCAGGCTTCGACCATCACCTCGTCAAGCCCGTCGAGCCCGACGCACTTTCGCAGTTGTTCAACGACGTGAGACCATTACGCGCGACGCAGCGGTTGTAA